The Streptomyces avermitilis MA-4680 = NBRC 14893 genome contains a region encoding:
- a CDS encoding ROK family transcriptional regulator → MPASDAADQPEQPWSRRRLRSTNERLLLDRLRATGAASRAQLARETGLSKPTVSSALAALEEAGLVHEVGTHAPERGRTAVLYAPDPAAGHALGIDIGRSWLRVAVANLDGEVVARADVRNRARTSGALADLVVATARQVVANSGVGHDEVAHAVVGTPGVYDEQRRRVRYAMHLPGWGRAGLFDRMREELGIPLEVHNDANLAALGEYTYGVGAGSRLFTYIMIGTGLGMGVVSEGRLFTGAHGGAGEIGFLPWPGQRKPETLEDAVSGVAVVESARRFGMSGQLTAKAVFDAARQGNPAAVRAVRLEGERIAHTVAAAAAVLDPDLVVLGGGVGHSLDLLLRPVRETLRTLTPLRPKIVPSRLGEDAVLLGAVATALGTARDVVFERRSAS, encoded by the coding sequence ATGCCCGCCAGTGATGCCGCAGACCAGCCGGAACAGCCATGGAGCCGTCGGCGGCTGCGCAGCACCAACGAGCGGCTGCTCCTCGACCGGCTGCGGGCCACCGGCGCCGCGTCCCGCGCTCAGCTCGCCCGCGAGACGGGTCTGTCGAAGCCGACGGTGTCGAGCGCGCTGGCGGCCCTGGAGGAGGCGGGTCTCGTGCACGAGGTCGGCACGCACGCACCGGAGCGGGGCCGGACAGCGGTCCTGTACGCCCCCGATCCGGCCGCCGGACACGCCCTGGGCATCGACATCGGCCGCAGCTGGCTGCGCGTCGCGGTCGCCAATCTGGACGGCGAGGTGGTGGCCCGCGCCGATGTGCGCAACCGGGCCCGCACTTCCGGCGCCCTGGCCGACCTCGTGGTCGCCACCGCCCGGCAGGTGGTCGCCAATTCCGGTGTCGGGCACGACGAGGTGGCCCACGCGGTGGTGGGCACGCCCGGTGTGTACGACGAACAGCGGCGGCGGGTGCGGTACGCGATGCACCTGCCGGGCTGGGGCCGGGCCGGGCTGTTCGACCGGATGCGCGAGGAGCTGGGCATACCGCTGGAGGTCCACAACGACGCCAATCTGGCCGCGCTGGGCGAGTACACGTACGGCGTCGGCGCGGGCAGCCGGCTGTTCACGTACATCATGATCGGCACCGGTCTCGGCATGGGCGTCGTCAGCGAGGGGCGGCTGTTCACCGGCGCGCACGGCGGAGCCGGCGAGATCGGGTTCCTGCCGTGGCCGGGGCAGCGGAAGCCGGAGACGTTGGAGGACGCGGTGTCGGGCGTGGCCGTCGTCGAGTCCGCGCGGCGGTTCGGCATGAGCGGGCAGCTCACGGCGAAGGCCGTCTTCGACGCGGCACGGCAGGGAAATCCGGCAGCGGTCAGGGCCGTTCGGCTGGAGGGCGAGCGAATAGCGCACACCGTGGCGGCGGCTGCGGCCGTACTGGACCCCGACCTGGTGGTGCTCGGCGGCGGCGTGGGCCACAGCCTCGACCTGCTGCTGCGCCCCGTGCGCGAGACGCTGCGCACGCTCACGCCGCTGCGCCCGAAGATCGTGCCGAGCCGGCTGGGCGAGGACGCGGTGCTGCTCGGCGCGGTGGCGACGGCGCTGGGGACGGCCCGGGACGTCGTTTTCGAGCGACGCTCGGCCTCCTGA